From a region of the Mercurialis annua linkage group LG1-X, ddMerAnnu1.2, whole genome shotgun sequence genome:
- the LOC126665758 gene encoding jasmonate-induced oxygenase 2-like: protein MIQPIIMSKYVQEMSIDGDEPPPRFIIKQIPNPNPPLTSIPIIDLSLLSSSSSPYSEQIQELQNLKEALSSWGCFQATGHGISCIFLDKIREVSKQFFGLATMEKQKYGRAVNDIEGYGNDPVLSDNQVYDWSDRLFLNLIPHHSRKLQLWPTNPTQFREILSEYSEKMKEMAELLLKAMARSLNLEENCFLKQYEKQEQMAARFNYYPKCPKPESVLGVKAHSDGSAITILLQDKQVEGLQIFKDDQWYKVPIIPHALLVNLGDQMQIMSNGILKSPIHRVSTSSEKNRISIAVFHLPNSEVEIEPIQDLVDEKRPQQYRKLTNYGAINFQCFQSGKIALDSVKI from the exons ATGATCCAACCAATCATAATGTCTAAGTATGTTCAAGAAATGTCAATTGACGGGGATGAACCCCCTCCAAGATttattatcaaacaaattcCAAATCCTAATCCTCCATTAACTTCAATTCCTATCATTGATCTAAGTCTACTATCTTCATCATCTTCACCATATTCTGAACAAATACAAGAGCTTCAAAACCTTAAAGAAGCTCTAAGTTCTTGGGGTTGCTTTCAG GCCACAGGTCATGGGATTTCGTGCATATTCCTTGACAAAATACGAGAAGTCAGTAAACAGTTCTTCGGACTTGCGACAATGGAGAAACAGAAGTATGGTCGGGCAGTGAATGATATTGAAGGATATGGAAATGACCCTGTTCTTTCTGATAATCAAGTTTATGATTGGTCCGATCGTCTCTTCCTTAATTTAATCCCACATCATTCTAGAAAACTTCAACTTTGGCCAACCAATCCAACTCAATTCAG GGAAATATTGAGCGAATATTcagaaaaaatgaaagaaatggcAGAGCTTCTACTTAAGGCTATGGCAAGATCATTGAATTTAGAAGAGAACTGTTtcttgaaacaatatgaaaaacaaGAGCAAATGGCAGCAAGGTTTAATTACTATCCTAAATGTCCAAAACCAGAGTCAGTTCTTGGTGTGAAAGCTCATTCAGATGGATCCGCCATAACTATTCTCTTACAAGACAAACAAGTAGAAGGTcttcaaatttttaaagatGACCAATGGTATAAAGTTCCAATTATTCCTCATGCTCTTCTTGTCAATCTAGGAGATCAAATGCAG ATAATGAGCAATGGAATTTTGAAAAGCCCAATTCACAGGGTATCAACAAGTTCAGAAAAGAATAGAATATCTATTGCAGTATTCCACTTGCCTAATTCAGAAGTGGAGATTGAACCAATTCAAGATTTGGTTGATGAGAAAAGACCTCAACAATATCGGAAGCTCACAAATTATGGTGCTATCAACTTTCAATGCTTCCAAAGTGGAAAGATTGCTCTTGATTCTGTCAAGATCTGA
- the LOC130014486 gene encoding protein SRG1-like → MGLKKESTPDSVQELCLSGKEPPARFYHKGSDAGSLNDCVPLIEIPIVDVALLTSPSTSKHQLHKLQSALTSWGCFQVINHGMASSFLDRMREVANNFFALPKEEKQKYSREVDSIEGYGNDMIISEKQTLDWTDRLYLTLSPERQLKFWPENPQDFRETLDEFFMKSQQITEILLKAMAMSLGLEENCFLEQYGEDALVTARFNYYPPCPKPNQILGVKPHADASAITILLQDKQVEGLQFLKDDQWFRVPIIPHALFVNVGDQVEIMSNGIFKSPVHRVVTNSERERITMAMFFIPGSDQEIKPADALIDERRPRLYKNIKDYVSLYFQYYQLGRRPLEAAMI, encoded by the exons ATGGGTTTGAAGAAAGAATCAACGCCAGATTCAGTTCAAGAATTGTGTTTAAGTGGTAAAGAACCCCCGGCAAGATTCTACCATAAAGGTAGTGATGCTGGAAGTTTAAATGATTGTGTTCCACTGATTGAAATCCCAATTGTTGATGTTGCTCTTCTTACATCTCCATCAACCAGCAAACACCAGCTTCATAAACTTCAATCAGCTCTCACTTCTTGGGGTTGCTTTCAG GTAATAAATCATGGAATGGCGAGTTCATTCTTGGACAGGATGCGTGAAGTCGCCAATAACTTTTTTGCATTACCAAAAGAAGAGAAGCAGAAATACTCAAGAGAAGTTGACAGCATTGAAGGGTATGGAAATGATATGATCATTTCGGAGAAACAAACACTTGATTGGACTGATCGGTTGTATCTTACACTAAGTCCCGAGCGACAACTCAAATTCTGGCCTGAAAATCCTCAAGATTTTAG GGAGACCCTAGATGAATTTTTCATGAAGTCACAGCAGATAACTGAAATTCTGCTAAAAGCAATGGCAATGTCCTTAGGCTTGGAGGAGAATTGTTTTTTGGAGCAATATGGAGAAGATGCATTAGTGACTGCAAGATTTAACTATTACCCTCCGTGTCCGAAGCCTAATCAAATTCTTGGAGTAAAACCGCATGCAGATGCATCAGCAATCACCATTTTATTGCAAGACAAACAAGTGGAAGGTCTTCAATTCCTGAAAGATGATCAATGGTTCAGAGTTCCTATCATTCCACATGCACTTTTTGTAAATGTCGGAGATCAAGTTGAG ATAATGAGCAACGGAATATTCAAGAGCCCGGTACATAGGGTGGTGACAAACTCAGAACGGGAGAGGATAACAATGGCAATGTTCTTCATTCCAGGATCTGATCAAGAAATAAAACCTGCTGATGCACTGATTGATGAAAGGAGGCCCAGATTGTACAAGAATATCAAAGATTATGTTAGTCTCTACTTCCAATACTATCAGCTAGGAAGGAGACCCTTAGAAGCAGCAATGATCTAA
- the LOC126664330 gene encoding codeine O-demethylase-like has product MATELSKSVEAMSMADEEPPSAYIVKGCSFAPSDLSSSSSPFPVIDISLFSSISDDNTNTEVQSALHTLRSALTSTGCFQAIGHGMSGSFLDKIREMACEFFELPAEEKQKYGRSANESEGYGSDMVVSEKQVLDWSHRLSLRVFPEAKRRIHLWPKTPADFSAFLHEYSIKIKEMMEILYKAMARSLNLEENCFSSQFGEASLMQARFNFYPKCSRPDLVLGVKPHTDRSGITVLLQDKQVEGLQILVDDRWVRVPVISDAFVVNLGDQMQIMSNGIFKSPMHRVVTNTERLRLSIALFHEPEVEKEIGAVDGLISEERPRLYRNVKNYGAINYECYQKGIVALETVKL; this is encoded by the exons ATGGCAACAGAACTCTCAAAGAGTGTTGAAGCTATGTCAATGGCGGATGAAGAACCACCGTCAGCATATATAGTCAAAGGATGCAGTTTTGCACCCTCAGATttgtcttcttcttcatctccGTTTCCGGTTATCGATATCAGCCTTTTCTCTTCAATTTCTGATGATAACACAAACACTGAGGTTCAATCTGCTCTGCACACTCTAAGATCAGCTCTCACCTCCACCGGATGCTTCCAG GCAATAGGACACGGAATGTCGGGTTCATTTCTGGACAAGATACGAGAAATGGCATGTGAGTTTTTCGAGCTTCCAGCAGAAGAGAAGCAAAAATACGGCAGATCTGCTAATGAAAGTGAAGGCTATGGAAGCGATATGGTAGTTTCAGAAAAACAAGTTCTTGACTGGTCTCATCGCCTTAGTCTTAGGGTATTTCCTGAAGCTAAAAGGAGGATTCATCTTTGGCCGAAAACACCAGCTGATTTCAG TGCTTTTTTGCACGAATATAGTATCAAGATAAAGGAGATGATGGAAATTCTGTACAAGGCCATGGCAAGATCACTAAATCTGGAAGAAAACTGCTTCTCCAGCCAGTTTGGTGAGGCGTCACTAATGCAAGCAAGATTCAATTTCTATCCGAAATGTTCAAGGCCTGATTTGGTACTCGGTGTCAAACCTCATACTGATAGATCAGGCATTACGGTTCTGTTGCAAGATAAACAAGTTGAAGGTCTTCAAATCTTGGTTGATGACAGATGGGTTCGAGTCCCTGTAATTTCTGATGCTTTTGTTGTCAATCTTGGAGATCAAATGcag ATAATGAGTAATGGAATATTCAAAAGTCCGATGCACAGGGTGGTGACGAATACGGAAAGGTTGAGGTTATCAATAGCATTATTCCATGAACCAGAGGTGGAGAAAGAAATCGGAGCTGTGGATGGACTAATTAGTGAAGAAAGACCAAGATTATACAGAAATGTGAAGAATTATGGCGCTATCAATTATGAGTGTTATCAGAAAGGAATAGTAGCATTAGAGACTGTAAAACTCTAA